A genomic region of Haliaeetus albicilla chromosome 8, bHalAlb1.1, whole genome shotgun sequence contains the following coding sequences:
- the TNFAIP8L1 gene encoding tumor necrosis factor alpha-induced protein 8-like protein 1 isoform X1 has protein sequence MDTFSTKNLALQAQKKLLSKMATKTIANVFIDDTSSEILDELYRATKEYTHNRKEAQKIIKNLIKIVMKLGVLYRNGQFNPEELVVMERFRKKVHTLAMTAVSFHQIDFTFDRRVMSGVLTECRDLLHEAVNGHLTAKSHSRINHVFNHFADYEFLSALYGPSEPYRTHLKRICEGVNKMLEEDNI, from the coding sequence ATGGACACCTTCAGCACCAAGAACCTGGCCCTGCAGGCCCAGAAGAAGCTCTTGAGCAAGATGGCTACCAAGACCATAGCCAACGTCTTCATTGATGACACCAGCAGCGAGATCTTGGATGAGCTCTACCGGGCCACCAAGGAGTACACCCACAACCGCAAAGAGGCCCAGAAGATCATCAAAAATCTCATCAAGATAGTCATGAAGTTGGGCGTGCTCTACCGCAACGGGCAGTTCAACCCTGAGGAGCTGGTGGTGATGGAGCGTTTTCGCAAGAAGGTGCATACCTTGGCCATGACAGCTGTCAGCTTCCACCAGATAGACTTCACCTTTGACCGCAGGGTCATGTCGGGTGTGCTGACGGAGTGCCGGGACCTGCTGCACGAGGCCGTCAACGGCCACCTGACGGCCAAATCCCACTCCCGCATCAACCACGTCTTCAATCACTTTGCGGACTATGAGTTCCTCTCGGCTCTCTATGGGCCGTCCGAGCCCTACCGCACCCACCTGAAGAGGATCTGCGAAGGGGTTAACAAGATGCTAGAAGAGGACAACATATGA
- the MYDGF gene encoding myeloid-derived growth factor has translation MAAPSGRSDRRLWAALVPAALLCLAAQAAEEPSTADFDVRPGGEVHSFSRSLGDYTCTFTYSAQGGTNEQWQMNIGVSEDNLLFSCSVWRPQGKSYLFFTQFKAEVKGAKIEYAMAYSQAAVGGQSDIPLKQEEFEITETTVSHREGKFRFELSKLMIVAKTPRDEL, from the exons ATGGCGGCGCCCAGCGGGAGGAGCGACCGGCGGCTGTGGGCCGCGCTGGTGCCCGCCGCCCTACTGTGCCTGGCGGCCCAGGCAGCGGAGGAACCGAGCACGGCCGACTTCGACGTACGGCCCGGCGGGGAGGTTCACTCCTTCTCCCGGAGCCTG gGGGATTACACCTGCACTTTCACATACTCAGCTCAGGGAGGAACAAACGAG CAATGGCAGATGAATATTGGAGTCAGTGAAGACAACCTGCTCTTCTCCTGCTCTGTCTGGAG GCCCCAAGGGAAGTCTTATCTCTTCTTTACCCAGTTTAAAGCTGAAGTGAAAGGAGCCAAGATAGAGTATGCCATGGCTTAT TCTCAAGCTGCAGTGGGTGGACAAAGTGACATCCCCTTAAAACAGGAAGAATTTGAAATCACCGAAACAACAG tgTCTCACAGGGAAGGCAAGTTCCGTTTCGAACTGTCCAAACTCATGATTGTAGCAAAAACACCCCGTGACGAGCTGTGA
- the LOC138686542 gene encoding procathepsin L-like isoform X3, with amino-acid sequence MALRLGLLLALLGCTAAPDPALEEAWEGWKSLHTKEYPGETEATRREVWEKNLRRIQQHNWEESQGQHAFRLAMNHYGDLTDEEFNQLLNGFTPVRQEKPAPLFQVSAALKTPVEVDWRAKGYVTPIKNQGHCGSCWAFSATGALEGLVFNRTGKLTVLSEQNLIDCSRKLGNNGCHGGYMTRAFQYVHNNGGLNSEHVYPYTAMDTSSCRYNPQDRAANCSAIWLVAQGSEAALEQAVATVGPVSVAVDASSFHFHFYKSGIFSSMFCSQQVNHGMLAVGYGTSQERGRNVSYWILKNSWSEVWGERGYIRLLKGADNQCGVANQASFPVL; translated from the exons ATGGCCCTgcggctggggctgctgctggccctgctgggCTGCACTGCGGCACCGGATCCTGCCCTGGAGGAGGCCTGGGAAGGGTGGAAGAGCCTCCACACCAAGGAGTACCCAGGG GAGACTGAGGCTACCCGCCGGgaggtctgggagaagaacctaCGGCGCATCCAGCAGCACAACTGGGAAGAGTCGCAGGGGCAGCACGCCTTCCGCCTGGCCATGAACCACTACGGGGACCTG ACGGACGAGGAGTTTAACCAGCTCCTGAACGGCTTCACCCCGGTGCGGCAGGAGAAGCCAGCACCACTCTTCCAAGTGTCGGCGGCCCTGAAGACCCCGGTGGAGGTGGACTGGCGGGCGAAGGGCTATGTGACACCCATAAAGAACCAG GGTCACTGTGGGTCATGCTGGGCATTCAGTGCCACAGGGGCCTTGGAGGGGCTCGTCTTCAACCGGACCGGGAAGCTGACGGTGCTGAGTGAGCAGAACCTCATCGACTGCTCCCGAAAGCTGGGCAACAACGGCTGCCACGGCGGCTACATGACCCGCGCCTTCCAGTACGTGCACAACAATGGTGGCTTGAACTCGGAGCACGTCTATCCCTACACGGCCATG GACACCTCCAGCTGCCGATACAACCCCCAGGACAGGGCGGCCAACTGCTCTGCCATCTGGCTGGTGGCCCAGGGCAGCGAGGCGGCACTGGAGCAGGCAGTGGCGACCGTGGGCCCCGTGTCCGTCGCGGTGGATGCCAGCAGCTTCCACTTCCACTTCTACAAGTCGG gTATCTTCAGCAGCATGTTTTGCAGCCAGCAGGTGAACCACGGGATGCTGGCCGTGGGCTACGGCACGAGCCAGGAGCGTGGGCGCAACGTGAGCTACTGGATCTTAAAGAACAG CTGGTCAGAGGTGTGGGGCGAGCGGGGCTACATCCGTCTGCTGAAGGGTGCCGACAACCAGTGCGGGGTGGCCAACCAAGCCAGCTTCCCTGTGCTGTGA
- the LOC138686542 gene encoding procathepsin L-like isoform X2 yields MLGAMALRLGLLLALLGCTAAPDPALEEAWEGWKSLHTKEYPGETEATRREVWEKNLRRIQQHNWEESQGQHAFRLAMNHYGDLTDEEFNQLLNGFTPVRQEKPAPLFQVSAALKTPVEVDWRAKGYVTPIKNQGHCGSCWAFSATGALEGLVFNRTGKLTVLSEQNLIDCSRKLGNNGCHGGYMTRAFQYVHNNGGLNSEHVYPYTAMDTSSCRYNPQDRAANCSAIWLVAQGSEAALEQAVATVGPVSVAVDASSFHFHFYKSGIFSSMFCSQQVNHGMLAVGYGTSQERGRNVSYWILKNSWSEVWGERGYIRLLKGADNQCGVANQASFPVL; encoded by the exons ATG CTGGGTGCCATGGCCCTgcggctggggctgctgctggccctgctgggCTGCACTGCGGCACCGGATCCTGCCCTGGAGGAGGCCTGGGAAGGGTGGAAGAGCCTCCACACCAAGGAGTACCCAGGG GAGACTGAGGCTACCCGCCGGgaggtctgggagaagaacctaCGGCGCATCCAGCAGCACAACTGGGAAGAGTCGCAGGGGCAGCACGCCTTCCGCCTGGCCATGAACCACTACGGGGACCTG ACGGACGAGGAGTTTAACCAGCTCCTGAACGGCTTCACCCCGGTGCGGCAGGAGAAGCCAGCACCACTCTTCCAAGTGTCGGCGGCCCTGAAGACCCCGGTGGAGGTGGACTGGCGGGCGAAGGGCTATGTGACACCCATAAAGAACCAG GGTCACTGTGGGTCATGCTGGGCATTCAGTGCCACAGGGGCCTTGGAGGGGCTCGTCTTCAACCGGACCGGGAAGCTGACGGTGCTGAGTGAGCAGAACCTCATCGACTGCTCCCGAAAGCTGGGCAACAACGGCTGCCACGGCGGCTACATGACCCGCGCCTTCCAGTACGTGCACAACAATGGTGGCTTGAACTCGGAGCACGTCTATCCCTACACGGCCATG GACACCTCCAGCTGCCGATACAACCCCCAGGACAGGGCGGCCAACTGCTCTGCCATCTGGCTGGTGGCCCAGGGCAGCGAGGCGGCACTGGAGCAGGCAGTGGCGACCGTGGGCCCCGTGTCCGTCGCGGTGGATGCCAGCAGCTTCCACTTCCACTTCTACAAGTCGG gTATCTTCAGCAGCATGTTTTGCAGCCAGCAGGTGAACCACGGGATGCTGGCCGTGGGCTACGGCACGAGCCAGGAGCGTGGGCGCAACGTGAGCTACTGGATCTTAAAGAACAG CTGGTCAGAGGTGTGGGGCGAGCGGGGCTACATCCGTCTGCTGAAGGGTGCCGACAACCAGTGCGGGGTGGCCAACCAAGCCAGCTTCCCTGTGCTGTGA
- the LOC138686542 gene encoding cathepsin L2-like isoform X1, giving the protein MLGAMALRLGLLLALLGCTAAPDPALEEAWEGWKSLHTKEYPGETEATRREVWEKNLRRIQQHNWEESQGQHAFRLAMNHYGDLTDEEFNQLLNGFTPVRQEKPAPLFQVSAALKTPVEVDWRAKGYVTPIKNQGHCGSCWAFSATGALEGLVFNRTGKLTVLSEQNLIDCSRKLGNNGCHGGYMTRAFQYVHNNGGLNSEHVYPYTAMVREGRRPRGHGRAVPEGPSPGVTLSPSSQDTSSCRYNPQDRAANCSAIWLVAQGSEAALEQAVATVGPVSVAVDASSFHFHFYKSGIFSSMFCSQQVNHGMLAVGYGTSQERGRNVSYWILKNSWSEVWGERGYIRLLKGADNQCGVANQASFPVL; this is encoded by the exons ATG CTGGGTGCCATGGCCCTgcggctggggctgctgctggccctgctgggCTGCACTGCGGCACCGGATCCTGCCCTGGAGGAGGCCTGGGAAGGGTGGAAGAGCCTCCACACCAAGGAGTACCCAGGG GAGACTGAGGCTACCCGCCGGgaggtctgggagaagaacctaCGGCGCATCCAGCAGCACAACTGGGAAGAGTCGCAGGGGCAGCACGCCTTCCGCCTGGCCATGAACCACTACGGGGACCTG ACGGACGAGGAGTTTAACCAGCTCCTGAACGGCTTCACCCCGGTGCGGCAGGAGAAGCCAGCACCACTCTTCCAAGTGTCGGCGGCCCTGAAGACCCCGGTGGAGGTGGACTGGCGGGCGAAGGGCTATGTGACACCCATAAAGAACCAG GGTCACTGTGGGTCATGCTGGGCATTCAGTGCCACAGGGGCCTTGGAGGGGCTCGTCTTCAACCGGACCGGGAAGCTGACGGTGCTGAGTGAGCAGAACCTCATCGACTGCTCCCGAAAGCTGGGCAACAACGGCTGCCACGGCGGCTACATGACCCGCGCCTTCCAGTACGTGCACAACAATGGTGGCTTGAACTCGGAGCACGTCTATCCCTACACGGCCATGGTAAGGGAAGGCAGGCGGCCCCGGGGACACGGCAGAGCAGTGCCAGAGGGTCCCAGCCCCGGTGTcactctctctccctcctctcagGACACCTCCAGCTGCCGATACAACCCCCAGGACAGGGCGGCCAACTGCTCTGCCATCTGGCTGGTGGCCCAGGGCAGCGAGGCGGCACTGGAGCAGGCAGTGGCGACCGTGGGCCCCGTGTCCGTCGCGGTGGATGCCAGCAGCTTCCACTTCCACTTCTACAAGTCGG gTATCTTCAGCAGCATGTTTTGCAGCCAGCAGGTGAACCACGGGATGCTGGCCGTGGGCTACGGCACGAGCCAGGAGCGTGGGCGCAACGTGAGCTACTGGATCTTAAAGAACAG CTGGTCAGAGGTGTGGGGCGAGCGGGGCTACATCCGTCTGCTGAAGGGTGCCGACAACCAGTGCGGGGTGGCCAACCAAGCCAGCTTCCCTGTGCTGTGA